In Candidatus Neomarinimicrobiota bacterium, a single window of DNA contains:
- a CDS encoding sulfotransferase: protein MSEKDRITKRIFIVGAARSGTTLVQSLFASHPDLCSFPETHFFRATVPKISWMRPLKKYGSGERRIMGELLNRAGDGSLLHLLPQSTWSTERWSAAIIRILDEHCLKRDYSAWVEKTPMHLYYIHLISSVSPDSRFIHVIRNGQDVVASLYEASHKHPEYFGGARSVNRCIRRWKHDVSISRRFVDSDNHVHVMYENIVVDPERELKHICDAIGIAFSKKMLSYETEAATLRLPEETWKVRNSEPIRKTRKFETLFSQERQDYILRKMRNIDLKAFQLQNSTPQKRE, encoded by the coding sequence ATGTCCGAAAAAGACCGAATCACAAAACGCATTTTCATCGTTGGGGCCGCCAGATCTGGCACTACCCTTGTGCAGAGTCTTTTTGCCTCCCACCCTGATCTCTGTTCATTTCCTGAAACCCACTTTTTCAGAGCGACAGTGCCCAAGATATCGTGGATGCGTCCGCTTAAGAAATACGGTTCAGGAGAAAGAAGGATCATGGGTGAATTATTGAACAGGGCTGGAGACGGAAGTTTATTGCATCTGCTTCCTCAATCAACCTGGTCCACTGAAAGGTGGTCAGCTGCCATCATACGGATTCTGGACGAGCATTGCCTCAAGCGGGATTATTCAGCGTGGGTGGAAAAAACTCCCATGCATCTCTACTACATCCACCTCATTAGTTCGGTCAGTCCCGACAGCCGTTTCATTCACGTCATTCGCAATGGCCAGGATGTGGTCGCGTCTCTCTACGAGGCGAGTCACAAGCATCCAGAGTACTTTGGAGGAGCCCGATCTGTGAACCGATGCATCAGACGATGGAAGCATGACGTGTCAATATCCAGGAGGTTCGTTGACTCTGATAATCACGTCCATGTCATGTACGAAAACATCGTGGTAGATCCGGAGAGGGAACTCAAACATATTTGTGATGCGATCGGGATCGCCTTTAGCAAGAAAATGCTGAGTTACGAGACAGAGGCGGCCACACTTCGATTACCAGAGGAAACCTGGAAAGTCAGGAATAGTGAACCTATTCGTAAAACTCGAAAGTTCGAAACGCTATTCTCGCAGGAGAGGCAGGATTACATCCTGAGGAAGATGAGAAACATAGACCTGAAAGCCTTCCAGTTACAGAATAGCACTCCCCAAAAGCGTGAGTAA